From a single Brassica napus cultivar Da-Ae chromosome C9, Da-Ae, whole genome shotgun sequence genomic region:
- the BNAC09G52920D gene encoding uncharacterized protein BNAC09G52920D, translated as MNLIHINPLMLHPSQIVKMGDKAELSATIKWPKIKAKPNLSISYLKNLDLFTVENCLTSDESKGFVKIAESLGFTHQGSRGPAYGEAFRDNHRISVNDPVLADTLWRSGLSNLFTDIKIRRKVAVGLNPNIRFYRYSAGQHFGRHIDESVDLEDGKRTYYTLLIYLSGSNNAKSKSKSSSSSKTNDSSSAEPLVGGETVFYGSRNSIVAEVAPMEGMALFHIHGDKCMLHEGRNVSKGVKYVFRSDVVFA; from the exons atgaatttgaTACATATAAATCCTCTGATGTTACATCCTTCCCAAATCGTGAAGATGGGAGACAAAGCAGAATTGTCTGCAACAATAAAGTGGCCGAAGATCAAAGCCAAACCCAACCTCAGTATCTCGTATCTCAAGAATCTTGATCTCTTCACG GTGGAGAATTGTCTCACTAGTGATGAATCAAAGGGCTTTGTTAAAATCGCAGAGTCTCTAGGTTTCACTCACCAAGGAAGCCGTGGCCCTGCTTATGGTGAAGCGTTTAGAGATAACCATCGGATATCTGTGAACGATCCTGTCCTTGCCGATACGTTATGGCGATCCGGACTTTCTAATTTGTTTACTGATATCAAGATTAGGAGAAAAGTCGCTGTTGGCTTGAATCCAAACATTCGTTTTTACAG GTATAGTGCTGGTCAGCATTTTGGTCGTCACATTGATGAAAGTGTTGATCTTGAAGATGGGAAGCGGACCTATTACACATTGTTGATATATCTAAGCGGCAGCAACAACgcaaaatcaaaatccaagagcaGTTCTTCAAGCAAGACAAATGATTCTTCTTCGGCCGAGCCTTTAGTTGGTGGAGAAACTGTCTTTTATGGTTCAAGGAACAGTATCGTAGCTGAG GTAGCTCCAATGGAAGGTATGGCTCTCTTTCATATCCATGGAGACAAGTGTATGTTGCACGAAGGAAGAAATGTCTCCAAGGGAGTCAAGTATGTGTTCCGTTCTGATGTTGTTTTTGCATAA
- the LOC125593022 gene encoding peroxidase 66-like produces the protein MAFSKRLVLAMIFTVFVIAKPSEAALNAHYYDRSCPAAEKIILETVQKAILHDPKVPARLLRMFFHDCFIRGCDASILLDSAKSNQAEKDGPPNISVRSFYVIDNAKTKLEKVCPRTVSCADVIAIAARDVVTLSGGPYWSVLKGRKDGRMSRANETINLPGPTFNVSQLIQSFAARGLSVKDMVTLSGGHTIGFSHCSSFEARLHNFSKFHDIDPSMNFAFAQSLKKKCPISNNRGKNAGTFLDSTTSVFDNDYYKQILSRKGVFGSDQALLGEYRTRWIVETYARDQKAFFREFATSMVKLGNFGVNETGEVRLNPRFVN, from the exons ATGGCATTCTCTAAGAGACTCGTTTTGGCGATGATTTTTACAGTTTTTGTGATAGCTAAGCCCTCAGAAGCTGCTCTTAATGCTCATTACTATGACCGATCGTGCCCTGCTGCCGAGAAAATCATACTTGAAACTGTTCAGAAGGCTATCTTGCATGATCCCAAAGTGCCTGCTCGTCTCCTCAGAATGTTCTTCCACGACTGCTTCATCAGG GGGTGTGATGCGTCTATTCTACTAGATTCGGCCAAGTCAAACCAAGCTGAGAAGGACGGCCCACCAAACATTTCGGTACGATCATTTTACGTGATTGATAATGCTAAGACAAAGCTTGAAAAGGTTTGTCCACGTACCGTGTCTTGCGCCGACGTGATCGCCATCGCAGCTAGAGATGTCGTCACCTTG TCCGGTGGTCCTTACTGGAGCGTACTAAAAGGGCGAAAAGATGGGAGAATGTCGCGAGCCAACGAGACAATCAATCTCCCAGGACCAACATTCAACGTGTCTCAACTGATCCAGAGCTTTGCAGCGAGAGGCTTGTCAGTGAAAGACATGGTTACACTCTCTGGCGGCCACACAATAGgattctctcattgttcttctTTCGAGGCACGTCTTCATAACTTCAGCAAGTTCCATGACATTGATCCTTCAATGAACTTTGCATTTGCGCAAAGCCTGAAGAAGAAATGTCCGATATCTAACAACCGAGGCAAGAACGCAGGGACTTTCTTGGACTCTACGACCTCGGTTTTTGATAACGATTACTACAAGCAGATACTGTCAAGAAAAGGTGTGTTTGGGTCTGATCAGGCGCTTCTAGGAGAGTACCGGACTAGGTGGATCGTTGAGACGTATGCTCGAGACCAGAAGGCCTTCTTCAGAGAGTTTGCAACTTCCATGGTGAAACTTGGGAACTTTGGTGTCAACGAGACAGGAGAAGTGAGACTCAACCCTCGATTCGTCAATTAA